One Thermoanaerobacter pseudethanolicus ATCC 33223 genomic window, CCGAGGCCGACAGTTAAAGTCTGGATGGGAGAAGGAGAAATATTCCCCAGGGGATATATTCTCTGGGGTTTTTTAACCCTGAAGGTTTAACCTTCAGGATTTTTTAGTATAGGAGGGATTAAATTGGAAGAATATATGAAAAGGGCTTTAACACTGGCTGAAAAAGGATGGGGACATACAAACCCTAATCCACTTGTGGGTGCTGTAATAGTTAAAAATGGAAAAATAATAGGTGAGGGTTATCATGAATATTTTGGAGGGCCACATGCTGAAGTAAATGCATTAAAAAATGCAGTTGAAGATGTCAAAGGTTCTACTATGTTTGTAACACTTGAACCTTGCAGCCATTATGGCAAAACGCCTCCTTGTGTTGAAGAAATAATTAAATCTGGCATTAAGAGAGTGTATATAGCGATGGAAGACCCAAATCCTAAAGTTAGCGGGAACGGTATAAAAAGGTTAAAAGAGGCGGGAATAGAAGTACATGTGGGGATAATGGAGAAAAAAGCGAGGAAACTCAACGAAATATTTGTTAAATATATTACGACAAAATTTCCATTTGTGATAGTAAAATCTGCTATGAGTATTGATGGTAAGATTGCTTGTTATAATGGAAATTCTAAATGGATTACAAATGAGAAATCAAGAAAATTTGCTCATAAAATAAGAGGACGTGTATCCGCGATTATGGTTGGGGTAAATACAGTAATTAAGGATAACCCAATGCTTACAACAAGGTTGGAGGGGTATAAAAGTCCTGTAAGGATTATTGTGGATAGTAGAGGTAGAATTCCATTTGACTCAAATGTAATAAGAGACAAAACGGCAAAAACGATAATTGCTACAACAGAACTTATGCCAAACAATGTGAGAAAGAAGCTTGAAGATATGGATATTGAAGTTATTATATTAAAGAACGACAATGGAAAAGTACCTTTAAAAGAGCTAATGATAAAACTTGGAGAGAGGGGGATTGATAGTGTATTGATTGAAGGCGGTGGGACATTAAATTGGTCTGCACTTAAAGAGGGAATTGTTGATAAAGTTATGTTTTTTATATCACCTAGAATAATAGGAGGAAAAAATGCTTTAACACCTGTAGAAGGTATAGGCTTTTCGGATATAGGAAATTCAATAGAATTAAAAGATGTGGAGATTGATAGAATAGATGATGATATACTAATAACAGCATATGTAAGAAAGTAGGTTATGGCGTATGTTTACTGGAATTATAGAAGAAACAGGAACTGTTAAAAATATTATACATGGTACTTTTACAAAAATTGTTATAAAATGTAGTAAAGTCCTTGAGGGAACAAAAATAGGTGATAGTATAGCAGTTAACGGTGTATGTTTAACTGTTACTAATATGTCAAACGAAAGTTTTGCAGCTGACGTTATGCCTGAAACCATGAGAGCAAGCAATTTAAAAGATTTAAAAATTGGAAGCATTGTCAATCTTGAAAGAGCACTTCAAGTTGGAAGGAGAATGGGTGGGCATATCGTAACTGGTCATATAGATTGCGTTGGAAAAATCATAGACAAAAGGCAGGAAAAAAATGCTTTTATATTTAAGATAGCTATCAATAAAGAATTTACAAAATACATTGCCCGTAAGGGAAGTATTGCGGTTGATGGTATAAGTTTAACGGTTGTTGAGGATGGATATGATTATTTTACTGTTTCAGTTATTCCACATACAATGCTTAAGACCACATTGGGTTATAAAGGGGTAGGAGATAGTGTAAATATCGAAGTTGATATACTTTCTAAGTATGTAGAAAAACTAATAGGGAAAAAGGATATAAAAGATTTATTAAAAGAAAATGGATTTATATAGATGTTGATGACTTCTCTAAGTTAAGGAGGAAAGACCAATGTTTGATAGGATAGAAGATGCAATA contains:
- the ribD gene encoding bifunctional diaminohydroxyphosphoribosylaminopyrimidine deaminase/5-amino-6-(5-phosphoribosylamino)uracil reductase RibD, translated to MEEYMKRALTLAEKGWGHTNPNPLVGAVIVKNGKIIGEGYHEYFGGPHAEVNALKNAVEDVKGSTMFVTLEPCSHYGKTPPCVEEIIKSGIKRVYIAMEDPNPKVSGNGIKRLKEAGIEVHVGIMEKKARKLNEIFVKYITTKFPFVIVKSAMSIDGKIACYNGNSKWITNEKSRKFAHKIRGRVSAIMVGVNTVIKDNPMLTTRLEGYKSPVRIIVDSRGRIPFDSNVIRDKTAKTIIATTELMPNNVRKKLEDMDIEVIILKNDNGKVPLKELMIKLGERGIDSVLIEGGGTLNWSALKEGIVDKVMFFISPRIIGGKNALTPVEGIGFSDIGNSIELKDVEIDRIDDDILITAYVRK
- a CDS encoding riboflavin synthase, producing MFTGIIEETGTVKNIIHGTFTKIVIKCSKVLEGTKIGDSIAVNGVCLTVTNMSNESFAADVMPETMRASNLKDLKIGSIVNLERALQVGRRMGGHIVTGHIDCVGKIIDKRQEKNAFIFKIAINKEFTKYIARKGSIAVDGISLTVVEDGYDYFTVSVIPHTMLKTTLGYKGVGDSVNIEVDILSKYVEKLIGKKDIKDLLKENGFI